Sequence from the Poseidonibacter antarcticus genome:
AGAAAGACTTGTAAAAATGAAGGATGCTTCATGGGGTCTTATGACAATTGTTATTGTTATTGGTGGTATTTACGGTGGAATATTTACACCAACTGAAGCAGCAGCTGTTGCAGCCGTTTGGGCATTTGTAATCTCTGTATTTGTTTATAAAGATATTAAAATGTCAGAATTTTTTGATACAGCTTTAGATTCAGCAAAAACAACTGCAATGATTATGTTCATTATTGCAAATGCAATGCTATTTGCACACTTCTTAACAATTGAGAATATTCCACAAGGAATCACTGAAGCGTTAATTGAAGCAAATGTTGATAAATATATGTTCTTATTTATGGTAAATATTCTTTTAATTTTAGCTGGTTCATTTATGGAACCATCTGCAATTATTATGATTATGGTTCCATTATTACTTCCTGTTGCTGTTGCACTTGGAATTGATCCTATTCATTTTGGTATTGTAATTACAATCAATATGGAACTAGGAATGGTTTCACCACCTGTTGGACTTAACTTATTTGTAACTTCTGGACTTACAGGTATGAGTATAAAAGATGTTATAGTTGCAGCGTTCCCATGGACGATGACAATTTTAGCAGGATTATTACTTGTAACTTATATACCAGAAATTGCTCTTTGGTTACCAAATCTAATGTATGGTGGATGATACATCTATCTATTTAAAAAAAAGGTAAGAGTTTTTACTCTTGCCTTTTTTTATTTCTAATCATTTTTTGATATACTTACATAAAAATTCAAGGTACTAAATACAAATGAAACTATCACAAATAATATTTCTTTTTTTCTTTGCTATAAGCATTCAAGGTTGTATAGTAGGAAGTGTAGTTGCAGCTCCTTTTAAAGTAGCAGGGGCAGTAGTAAATGTGGTGACTCCAGATGTTGTTGGAGATACAATTGCTGGAACAGGTGATGTTCTTGACACGGTTATTCCATTTTGAGTGATTTTATATCTGAGTTAATAGGTTTTGGAATAGTTACACTTGTAGTAATAATGCTAGCATACTTTACAGCTAAACTAGAAAAAAAGTTTAAAGATAAAAATAAAGAAGATTAAAGTTTTTTAATTTTTATATTTTCAAAAATTATGTTATCTACTATTTCCATTGCTTTTCTTCTTTTTTTCTTGTTATTAATTGTCCATGAAATTATTGGAATTCTTAGCCATCTACAAAAATTAGGAATAAAAGTATCTAATAATTTATAATCAAGTGAAATAAAATCTGGTCTTACCCTAAAAAATCGATATAAAAATGTTATTTTATAATATTTTATTTCCAACTTTTTAATATCTCCAAATATTAATCCTCTTGAAATAGAAGGATGATATTTTTTAAACCATTGGAGGATATGATAATTAAAAGAGCAAATTGAAAACTCACCTTTATACTCTTCTAATTGTTTAACTACTAGCTCTTCAAATAATCCTATTTCTTCATGATTTTTTATTTCAATAAGTAAAGGTACCTTTCCTCTTACTAATTTTAATACATCACTTAATGTTGGAATTGTTTCATTTGAGTTGAAAAGTTTTATGTTTTTAATTGCATCATAGTTTTGAGTTCTTATTTTTCTTCTATCTGCACATAGTCTTATTAAATTTTTATCATGAAAAACTATTACTTTTTCATCTTTTGTTAATCTTACATCTAATTCGATTGCATAATTATTATCTATAGCTTTTTTAAAAGCATATAAAGAATTTTCAGGTATTTCAAAACCTTTATATAATCCTCTATGTGCAATAGGTTGATTTTTAATCCAATTCATAATAAATCTTTTTTATTAATTATATACTAGTTAGATTTCATTTTAATTACATGTATAATCAAAAAAAATTTGGAACATAAAGTAGTAAATTTTGATAAATACTCGACAATTAAATACAAAACACCTTAAAAAACAACTTTCTAACAATTCTAAATAAAACTTAGATAAAGTTCCAAAACTTAAAATTTTTTATTTCTGAGTATGAATTTAGAGTACCGCTCCACCTTTATGTTGAATACATAGCCAATTATTTCCTCCAATACATGAAAGATAAAAATGATTCCTTGTTTTAATAAATGATAGTTCCTCATCAGTTAAGGTATTCATATTAATGTCTAATTAAAAAAATTACTATAAGTTTTGAAGTTTGACTTATAGTAATTTAAAATATTTATTTGGGTAGTTCAATAACATTTAAATACTCTTTAAATGAAGTCTGTCCTAAATTATCTGAAGAATAAGAGTTAATTAACTCTCCTACAAAATCTACTAAATTATTTGCAGTAACTTTTACACCTGTTTTATGTGCGAATCTACTTTCTTTTTCACCTTGTAGTTGTCCACCCAGAATTACATCATAACCTTCAACTCTATTTCCTTCTTTATCTCTTACTTTAGTTCCTATAAATCCAATATCAGAGATCTGAGGATGAGAACAAGCATTTCCACAACCTGATATTGCCATTGTTATGTTTTCATTAAAATCAGGAAATTTTTTTTCTAGTTCTCGAACAACAACTTTCGCATATTCTTTAGTTTCTGTAATACCAAATTTACAGAACTCTTTACCCGTGCAAGATTGAAGTCTCGCTCTAAAAGGGGAAGGAGAATAAGGATACCCTAATGCCTTAATTTCATCAGCTAAAGTTAGTGCATATTCATCTCTTACTCCATATATAATAAAATTCTGAGTTGGAGTAAGGGCTATACCTTTTACATGGTATTTATTACAAATATCACTTATTTGTTTGAAATCTTCTCCTGCAACTCTTCCTGAGTTTGTTGCAAAACCAATAAAAGATTCACCTTCTTGTTTTGCTTTATTAATTCCAAAATGATTTCTATTTTCAAAGGGAGTAATTTTAGGTTCTATTAATCCATCTTTAAGTCTATATCCTAATCTGTTTTCAATTTCTTTAATAAATTCTTCAAGCCCCCATTCATTAACTAAATGACGAACCCTTGCTTTATTTCTATTATCCCTATTACCATGATCTCTAAATATTTCTGCACAAACTACAGCTACATCTTTTATTTGACATGCTTCAACATACTTTTTTGCTCTATATGCAATTTGTTTTGATTTAGATAGTCCACCAGCAAGTGTTAAATCAAATAATATTTCACCATTTTCATCTTTAAAAGCAGTAAAGGCTATATCTTGAACTTCATGATTAGCTGTATGTTTTCCACAACCAGAAATACCAACTTTATATTTTCTTGAAAAATTACAAAACCTATCATCATTTTTGTCAAAATAGGAATCAAGTTCTTTTACTAAATAGGAAGCATCAATTATTTCTTCAGGATCTATTCCTCCAATTGGAGATGTCATGATTGGTCTAGGTCCATCACCTGATGCCATTCTAGAAGTAAGACCTACTGATTCTAATAGTTCTAAAATTTTAGGTATGTCCTTTATTTCAATATAATGAAATTGAATATTTTGTCTATTTGTAAAATCTACCAAACCTTTAGCATATTTTTGTCCTATTTTAGCTAAAACTTCTAATTGCTTTAAGTTTATT
This genomic interval carries:
- a CDS encoding TRAP transporter large permease, yielding MSVALLFGIFLFLVLLGTPIAICLGAATFTTMMIFTDISPIEISSMMFEKINHYSLMAIPMFILAGNLLSKGSAATRIIEFAKSIVGHLPGGLPISAIFASIIFAAVSGSSPATVVAIGSIMFGAIIQAGYPKKYAVGTIATAGSLGILIPPSIVLIVYGVTAEVSIGRLFMAGVVPGIMLGIMMMVVTYIGARRLGFKRTEPAPFKERLVKMKDASWGLMTIVIVIGGIYGGIFTPTEAAAVAAVWAFVISVFVYKDIKMSEFFDTALDSAKTTAMIMFIIANAMLFAHFLTIENIPQGITEALIEANVDKYMFLFMVNILLILAGSFMEPSAIIMIMVPLLLPVAVALGIDPIHFGIVITINMELGMVSPPVGLNLFVTSGLTGMSIKDVIVAAFPWTMTILAGLLLVTYIPEIALWLPNLMYGG
- a CDS encoding nitrite/sulfite reductase — protein: MSKKELSELEKLKASRNPLRVIDDVYKEALEGIPLSDDYIGLLKWYGMYPHINSKGLEEKKYFMKRIKIVDAKINLKQLEVLAKIGQKYAKGLVDFTNRQNIQFHYIEIKDIPKILELLESVGLTSRMASGDGPRPIMTSPIGGIDPEEIIDASYLVKELDSYFDKNDDRFCNFSRKYKVGISGCGKHTANHEVQDIAFTAFKDENGEILFDLTLAGGLSKSKQIAYRAKKYVEACQIKDVAVVCAEIFRDHGNRDNRNKARVRHLVNEWGLEEFIKEIENRLGYRLKDGLIEPKITPFENRNHFGINKAKQEGESFIGFATNSGRVAGEDFKQISDICNKYHVKGIALTPTQNFIIYGVRDEYALTLADEIKALGYPYSPSPFRARLQSCTGKEFCKFGITETKEYAKVVVRELEKKFPDFNENITMAISGCGNACSHPQISDIGFIGTKVRDKEGNRVEGYDVILGGQLQGEKESRFAHKTGVKVTANNLVDFVGELINSYSSDNLGQTSFKEYLNVIELPK
- a CDS encoding DUF6726 family protein; protein product: MKLSQIIFLFFFAISIQGCIVGSVVAAPFKVAGAVVNVVTPDVVGDTIAGTGDVLDTVIPF
- a CDS encoding glycerophosphodiester phosphodiesterase family protein, translating into MNWIKNQPIAHRGLYKGFEIPENSLYAFKKAIDNNYAIELDVRLTKDEKVIVFHDKNLIRLCADRRKIRTQNYDAIKNIKLFNSNETIPTLSDVLKLVRGKVPLLIEIKNHEEIGLFEELVVKQLEEYKGEFSICSFNYHILQWFKKYHPSISRGLIFGDIKKLEIKYYKITFLYRFFRVRPDFISLDYKLLDTFIPNFCRWLRIPIISWTINNKKKRRKAMEIVDNIIFENIKIKKL